A stretch of the Corylus avellana chromosome ca6, CavTom2PMs-1.0 genome encodes the following:
- the LOC132184412 gene encoding LOW QUALITY PROTEIN: protein kinase STUNTED (The sequence of the model RefSeq protein was modified relative to this genomic sequence to represent the inferred CDS: deleted 1 base in 1 codon) has product MLQTGVPGEAEALGDSGGRTVVVGVKLDSPSRELLTWALVKVSQPGDLVVALHVLGNDEIVDRDGKSSLLSLVKAFDSVLAVYEGFCNLKQVDLKLKICRGTSARKILVREAKAYSAAKIIVGTARSHHKIRSSTSVAKYCAKKLSKDCWVLAVNNGKVVFKREGSPTTIGHSKGTEDHRRNRLLSMIHGTWSKNTKVLNQGNASVSLKERFEERSCQELEQGFAKAALDCRESAAKEKCSICAPNSELPDNYCDQSAEESSGDGGKDKSLAIVPVQKEEASSSLISLLIKELPELKPGWPLLHRAILPDRKVSERSSVRQISVVQWALRLPSRHYSCTTISDHKQISYDQGEDQSSNLDGESGAIVLVGTETLAAPPSPEHCPRRLPKELEGLHEKYSSTCRLFLYQELLSATSNFLPENLIGKGGNSQVYRGCLPDSKELAVKILKPSEEVLNEFVLEIEIITTLHHKNIISLLGFCFEDGNLLLVYDFLSRGSLEENLHGHRKDPLAFSWSERYKVAVGVAEALEYLHRGCAQPVIHRDVKSSNILLSDDFEPQLCDFGLAKWAPTSSSHITCTDVAGTFGYLAPEYFMYGKVNDKIDVYAFGVVLLELLSGRKPISNDYPKGQESLVMWAKPILNGGKVSQLLDPSLGDKYNQDQMERMVLAATLCIRRSPRARPQMSIVSKLLHGDCEITKWAKLQVNALEEYDVLDGEACPRSNLQSHLNLALLEVDDSLSISSIEQSVSLEDYLKAGGAAHRALTDHVSVILLYILLPFSPPCHWLLFVFSAFHMEGFWMRGCLRVCPPPSLSSREASLDFMG; this is encoded by the exons ATGCTGCAAACTGGTGTGCCCGGGGAAGCCGAGGCCTTGGGCGACTCCGGTGGCCGGACGGTGGTCGTAGGGGTGAAGCTGGACTCGCCGAGCAGAGAGCTGCTGACGTGGGCTCTGGTCAAGGTGTCTCAGCCGGGTGATCTTGTTGTGGCTCTCCACGTTCTTGGAAATGACG AAATTGTCGATCGAGATGGGAAGTCGTCGCTGCTTTCGCTTGTCAAAGCCTTTGACTCTGTTCTTGCTGTCTACGAAGGTTTCTGCAACCTCAAGCAG GTGGATCTCAAGCTTAAAATTTGCAGAGGTACATCAGCTCGGAAAATTTTAGTTCGGGAAGCAAAAGCTTACTCAGCTGCTAAGATTATAGTCGGAACTGCTCGGAGCCATCACAAAATCCGGTCATCGACCTCGGTGGCTAAGTACTGTGCTAAAAAACTGTCCAAGGATTGCTGGGTTCTTGCTGTTAATAATGGGAAGGTTGTGTTTAAGAGAGAAGGCTCTCCAACAACTATCGGTCACTCAAAAG GAACCGAAGATCATCGCCGAAATCGTTTACTTAGCATGATTCATGGGACATGGAGTAAGAACACGAAAGTACTAAACCAGGGCAATGCCAGTGTGAGCTTAAAGGAGAGATTTGAGGAGCGTTCTTGCCAAGAATTGGAGCAGGGCTTTGCTAAAGCTGCTCTGGATTGTAGAGAGAGTGCTGCAAAGGAGAAGTGCTCAATTTGTGCACCCAACTCTGAGTTGCCGGATAATTATTGTGACCAATCTGCAGAAGAGTCCTCTGGTGATGGAGGTAAAGATAAGTCTTTGGCTATAGTGCCAGTACAGAAGGAAGAGGCATCGTCTAGTTTAATTTCTCTGTTGATCAAAGAATTACCAGAATTAAAACCTGGTTGGCCACTACTCCATCGTGCTATTTTGCCGGATAGAAAAGTTTCTGAGAGGTCTTCGGTGCGGCAGATCTCTGTGGTTCAGTGGGCATTGCGGTTGCCTAGTAGGCATTATTCATGTACTACTATCTCAGATCACAAACAAATTAGTTATGATCAGGGTGAAGACCAGTCGTCAAACTTAGATGGTGAAAGTGGTGCAATTGTTCTGGTCGGTACTGAGACATTGGCCGCTCCACCTTCTCCTGAACACTGTCCCAGAAGGCTACCGAAAGAATTGGAGGGTCTTCATGAGAAGTACTCATCAACTTGTAGATTATTCTTGTATCAGGAACTCCTTTCAGCAACATCAAATTTCTTGCCTG AAAATTTGATTGGGAAAGGAGGCAACAGTCAGGTTTATCGAGGCTGCCTTCCAGACAGCAAGGAACTTGCTGTGAAGATCTTAAAGCCATCTGAAGAGGTTTTGAACGAGTTTGTCTTGGAAATAGAGATTATTACGACCTTACATCATAAGAACATCATTTCTCTTCTGGGGTTCTGTTTTGAGGATGGCAATCTTCTCTTGGTTTATGATTTCTTATCAAGAGGAAGCCTTGAAGAGAACCTTCATG GTCATAGGAAAGACCCGCTTGCATTCAGCTGGAGTGAGAGATATAAAGTGGCAGTGGGTGTAGCTGAGGCCTTAGAATATCTGCATAGGGGCTGTGCTCAACCGGTGATCCACAGGGATGTTAAATCGTCAAATATACTATTATCTGATGATTTTGAGCCGCAG CTCTGTGATTTTGGACTTGCAAAATGGGCACCGACCTCTTCATCACATATAACCTGCACTGATGTTGCAGGCACCTTTGG TTACTTGGCTCCTGAATACTTCATGTATGGCAAAGTAAATGACAAGATTGACGTCTATGCATTTGGTGTTGTACTCCTTGAGCTTCTTTCAGGAAGAAAGCCTATAAGCAATGATTATCCAAAAGGCCAAGAAAGCCTAGTCATGTGG GCTAAGCCAATTCTAAATGGTGGGAAGGTGTCCCAATTATTAGATCCGAGCTTGGGTGATAAGTATAATCAGGACCAGATGGAAAGAATGGTTTTAGCAGCAACTCTTTGCATCAGGCGTTCCCCACGAGCACGGCCTCAAATGAGCATT GTTTCGAAGCTCCTTCATGGTGATTGTGAGATTACAAAGTGGGCAAAGCTACAAGTTAATGCTCTGGAGGAATACGACGTGCTGGATGGCGAAGCTTGTCCACGTTCTAATTTGCAGTCGCATCTTAACCTCGCACTGCTCGAGGTGGATGACTCACTCTCCATAAGCAGCATCGAGCAAAGTGTTTCATTGGAGGACTATTTA AAGGCAGGTGGAGCCGCTCATCGAGCTTTGACTGACCATGTTTCTGTGATTCTTTTGTATAttcttttgcctttttcccCTCCTTGCCATTGGCTTTTGTTTGTCTTCTCTGCGTTTCACATGGAAGGGTTTTGGATGAGAGGTTGTTTGCGGGTGTGCCCTCCTCCTTCCCTTAGCAGTCGGGAAGCTAGTCTTGATTTCATGGGCTAG